One Lottiidibacillus patelloidae DNA segment encodes these proteins:
- the yqeH gene encoding ribosome biogenesis GTPase YqeH, which yields MHEQAITCTGCGVSIQTEDKKGLGYAPASTLNKEVIICQRCFRLKHYNELQPVSLTDDDFLEILNGIGKTDSLVVKIVDIFDFHGSWLPGLHRFVGNNDILLVGNKVDLLPKSANQNRLKNWMQQSAKELGMNPKEISLISAAKGHNIDELAAIIDQYRDGKDVYIVGCTNVGKSTFINRLIKQFGGETEEMITTSHFPGTTLDLIDIPLGEGATLYDTPGIINNHQMAHFVDEKELKVITPKSEIKPMVFQLNEEQTLYFGGLARLDYLKGGRRSFVAFMANNLPIHRTKLEKADDLYEKHLGEMLSPPGPDSLENFPELVKHRFSLKHEKTDIVFSGLGWVTVHDLGAQVEVHAPKGVSVTVRPSLI from the coding sequence TTGCACGAACAAGCTATTACGTGTACTGGTTGTGGAGTATCGATCCAAACGGAAGATAAAAAAGGATTAGGTTATGCGCCAGCGTCTACGTTAAATAAAGAAGTAATTATTTGCCAACGTTGCTTTCGTTTAAAGCATTACAATGAGTTACAGCCTGTATCTTTAACAGATGATGATTTCCTGGAAATTTTAAATGGAATTGGAAAAACTGACTCGTTAGTTGTGAAAATAGTAGATATATTTGATTTTCACGGAAGCTGGCTTCCGGGGTTGCACAGATTTGTCGGTAATAATGACATATTATTAGTCGGAAATAAAGTTGATTTACTACCGAAATCAGCTAATCAAAATCGCTTGAAAAACTGGATGCAACAGTCGGCGAAAGAGTTAGGGATGAATCCAAAAGAAATTTCATTAATTAGTGCGGCAAAGGGTCATAACATTGATGAATTAGCTGCTATTATTGATCAATACCGTGATGGGAAAGATGTTTATATCGTTGGTTGTACAAACGTTGGTAAGTCCACATTTATTAATCGACTGATTAAACAGTTCGGTGGAGAAACAGAAGAAATGATTACGACATCTCACTTTCCTGGAACAACGTTAGATTTAATTGATATTCCGCTTGGTGAAGGTGCGACATTATATGACACACCAGGAATTATTAACAACCACCAAATGGCTCATTTTGTAGATGAAAAAGAACTAAAGGTAATAACACCAAAAAGTGAAATAAAACCGATGGTATTTCAATTAAACGAAGAACAAACACTATATTTCGGTGGCTTGGCTAGACTTGATTACTTAAAAGGTGGACGTCGTTCGTTTGTTGCATTTATGGCCAATAATTTACCTATTCATCGAACAAAACTTGAAAAAGCTGATGACTTGTATGAAAAGCACTTAGGTGAAATGCTATCACCTCCTGGGCCGGATTCATTAGAAAATTTTCCGGAATTAGTGAAGCATAGGTTTTCATTAAAGCATGAAAAAACTGATATTGTCTTTTCTGGTTTAGGCTGGGTAACAGTTCATGATTTAGGAGCACAAGTGGAAGTGCATGCACCTAAAGGAGTTTCCGTGACTGTCCGTCCATCCTTAATATAA
- a CDS encoding YqeG family HAD IIIA-type phosphatase yields the protein MLKRFLPDEHVNSVFEINIDQLVEKGIKGIITDLDNTLVEWDRPEATPELKEWFQKIQAKGISVTIVSNNNEDRVKKFSDPLGIAFIHSARKPLGSAFKKAKQNMNLKSDEVVVIGDQLLTDVLGGNSQNLHTILVVPVVQTDGVFTKFNRFIERKILSYMKKRGMIYWEE from the coding sequence ATGTTAAAACGTTTTTTACCAGATGAACATGTAAATTCAGTATTTGAAATAAATATTGATCAGTTAGTAGAAAAAGGGATTAAAGGGATCATCACAGACTTAGATAATACGTTAGTGGAATGGGATCGCCCTGAAGCTACTCCGGAGTTAAAAGAATGGTTTCAAAAGATTCAAGCTAAAGGAATTAGTGTAACGATTGTATCTAACAATAATGAAGACAGAGTAAAGAAGTTTTCAGACCCTTTAGGAATTGCTTTTATCCATAGTGCGCGTAAACCACTGGGAAGTGCATTTAAGAAAGCAAAACAAAATATGAACTTGAAAAGCGATGAAGTAGTTGTCATCGGTGATCAACTTTTAACGGATGTTTTAGGTGGGAATAGCCAAAATTTACATACCATTTTAGTAGTTCCTGTCGTCCAAACAGACGGTGTATTTACGAAGTTTAATCGATTCATTGAAAGAAAAATACTTTCTTATATGAAGAAACGCGGAATGATTTACTGGGAGGAATAA
- the sda gene encoding sporulation histidine kinase inhibitor Sda, with protein sequence MRILSDQMLLDSYAKALELKLSKEFILLIEKEIDRRQLNVHLKIS encoded by the coding sequence ATGCGCATCCTATCAGACCAAATGCTGTTAGACTCATATGCAAAAGCACTTGAACTAAAGTTAAGTAAAGAGTTTATTTTACTTATTGAAAAAGAAATAGATCGTCGTCAATTAAACGTCCACTTAAAAATCTCCTGA
- a CDS encoding Na+/H+ antiporter subunit A: protein MLHLVIFIPFLFALIIPLLRTKLSNIHLGWFVLAVPVLLFTYFISFLEKMIQGEKIHSTLNWIPSLDINFVFVIDGLSMLFSLLITGIGSLVVLYSIFYLNKKENLGHFYFYLLLFMGAMLGVVLSDNIFVLYMFWEFTSISSFLLIGFWFHREKSRYGALKSMLITVFGGLALFASFLLMSITTGSTSIREIILNSEAIINSNYFVLILILFLLGAFTKSAQFPFHTWLPDAMEAPTPVSAYLHSATMVKAGIYLVARFFLVFQGEQLFAIIVSVFGIVTLAWGSFMAVRQTDLKGILAFSTISQLGMIMAMLGFGAGYENKVAIVAAVFHIFNHATFKGSLFMVAGIIDHETGTRDIRRLGGLYTFMPITATLAFFGTFSMAGFPLPVFNGFLSKEMFFKAAILDNVLDISILIPILAVIGSIFTFVYSMILFFKPFTGKENMLDRQPHEAPIGLLVSPAILVSFIIIIGLLPNIISEPILAPAVSAINGEIPLINIHFWHGFTNIPIWMSFTVVVIGTLLFRYRDKWTPFYNVFPGRWSAANVYDYLVNNTFTFAKSVTSFFMTGSIRNYLSIILGFLIGTLAVTIYITDGFAVSYDDLAPITWPVAFTGITMVFASIATIFMKNRIAAILVLGVVGYGLSILFVFFKAPDLALTQLIIETVTVALFLLCFYHLPDLTKTKESLSRKTLNIVISLSAGFIVTIIAIASHSFKKFDAISEYFIETSVSLGGGHNIVNVILVDMRGLDTLFEITVLGIAALAIISMIKLRKKEEVDS from the coding sequence ATGCTACATCTAGTGATTTTTATCCCTTTTTTATTTGCATTAATTATTCCTTTGTTGCGAACAAAACTTAGCAACATCCACTTAGGGTGGTTTGTTTTAGCTGTTCCAGTCTTACTTTTTACATATTTTATTAGCTTTTTAGAAAAGATGATCCAAGGAGAAAAGATTCATTCTACCCTAAACTGGATTCCATCGTTGGACATTAATTTTGTTTTTGTAATTGATGGACTAAGTATGCTTTTTTCATTACTAATAACAGGTATTGGCTCTTTAGTCGTTCTTTATTCCATTTTTTACTTAAATAAAAAAGAAAATCTAGGACATTTTTACTTTTATCTTTTATTATTCATGGGTGCAATGCTCGGAGTTGTCCTATCTGATAACATATTTGTTCTCTATATGTTCTGGGAATTCACAAGTATTTCTTCATTCTTATTAATTGGTTTTTGGTTTCATCGTGAAAAGTCACGATATGGTGCCTTAAAGTCGATGTTAATAACAGTATTTGGAGGTCTAGCCTTATTCGCAAGCTTCCTTTTAATGAGTATTACAACGGGATCGACTAGTATTAGAGAAATCATTTTAAATAGTGAGGCAATTATTAACAGTAACTATTTTGTATTAATCTTAATCTTATTTTTATTAGGAGCATTTACAAAGTCCGCACAATTTCCATTCCATACTTGGCTACCTGATGCGATGGAAGCACCAACACCAGTAAGTGCGTACTTACATTCAGCTACGATGGTAAAAGCAGGAATTTATTTAGTCGCTCGCTTTTTCTTAGTTTTCCAAGGAGAACAGCTTTTTGCAATAATAGTTTCTGTTTTTGGAATTGTTACGTTAGCATGGGGCTCATTTATGGCGGTTCGCCAAACTGACTTAAAAGGAATTTTAGCTTTTTCGACCATAAGTCAGCTCGGGATGATCATGGCGATGCTTGGATTCGGTGCAGGCTATGAAAATAAAGTAGCCATTGTTGCTGCCGTATTTCATATTTTTAACCATGCCACATTTAAAGGGAGCTTGTTTATGGTCGCAGGAATAATTGATCATGAAACTGGTACACGTGATATACGCAGACTAGGTGGCTTATACACATTCATGCCAATTACAGCGACACTTGCTTTCTTTGGAACGTTTTCGATGGCAGGTTTCCCATTACCAGTTTTCAACGGGTTCTTAAGTAAAGAAATGTTTTTTAAAGCTGCTATTTTAGATAATGTTTTAGACATTTCTATTTTAATTCCTATTTTGGCTGTAATCGGGAGTATCTTTACATTCGTTTATTCGATGATTCTTTTCTTTAAACCGTTTACTGGCAAGGAAAATATGTTAGATAGACAGCCACACGAAGCACCAATTGGCTTGTTAGTTTCGCCAGCTATATTAGTATCATTCATTATAATTATTGGTTTGTTGCCTAACATTATTAGTGAGCCGATATTAGCTCCTGCTGTTTCGGCAATTAATGGAGAAATTCCATTGATAAATATACATTTTTGGCATGGATTTACTAATATTCCGATTTGGATGTCATTTACTGTTGTTGTCATTGGTACTTTGCTCTTCCGTTATCGAGACAAGTGGACACCGTTTTATAACGTATTTCCAGGGCGTTGGAGTGCGGCAAATGTCTATGATTATCTTGTAAATAACACTTTTACATTTGCTAAATCTGTTACTTCATTTTTTATGACAGGATCAATTCGAAATTACTTGTCAATCATTCTCGGATTTTTAATCGGTACTCTTGCTGTAACAATTTACATTACTGATGGTTTTGCTGTTTCTTATGATGATTTGGCTCCAATAACATGGCCAGTTGCCTTTACAGGAATAACGATGGTGTTTGCTTCAATTGCGACGATATTTATGAAAAATCGCATTGCTGCAATATTAGTACTTGGAGTAGTAGGTTATGGGTTATCCATCTTATTCGTTTTCTTTAAAGCACCAGACTTAGCTTTAACACAGCTTATCATTGAAACAGTAACTGTCGCTTTGTTTTTACTTTGTTTCTACCATTTACCAGACTTAACGAAAACGAAAGAGTCGCTGAGTAGAAAAACGTTAAATATTGTGATTTCCTTATCAGCAGGTTTTATTGTAACAATCATCGCTATCGCTTCACATAGCTTCAAAAAGTTCGATGCAATCTCGGAGTATTTCATCGAAACTTCTGTATCATTAGGTGGAGGACATAATATCGTTAATGTCATTTTAGTGGATATGCGTGGATTAGATACGCTATTTGAGATAACCGTATTAGGAATAGCAGCTTTAGCTATTATTAGCATGATTAAGCTGCGTAAAAAAGAGGAGGTAGACTCATAA
- a CDS encoding Na(+)/H(+) antiporter subunit C, translated as MEIFMSIVSGCLVAAGVYLLLQRQILKIIIGTAILSHAAHLLILTMGKLDRGAPPIIKDGITKYADPLPQALILTSIVISFGVTSYLLVLAYRTYNENRTDNMEQLRGTDNE; from the coding sequence ATGGAAATATTCATGTCAATCGTATCAGGATGTTTAGTGGCTGCAGGAGTTTACCTTCTCTTACAGCGACAAATACTAAAAATAATTATTGGTACAGCAATCCTTTCGCACGCTGCCCATTTATTAATATTAACGATGGGAAAATTAGACCGAGGAGCACCACCGATTATTAAAGATGGAATTACAAAATATGCTGACCCGCTGCCACAGGCACTTATTTTAACTTCTATCGTAATTAGTTTTGGAGTGACATCATACTTACTCGTCCTTGCTTATCGAACTTACAATGAAAATAGGACGGACAATATGGAACAATTAAGGGGAACAGATAATGAGTAA
- a CDS encoding Na+/H+ antiporter subunit D: protein MSNLVILPILLPLLIGAVLIFFNKKIVLARVITTITLLVNISSSTYLLAYVYNNGTLILETGNWVAPFGIILVADGLATLLLVTTNLIAFACLLYTFRSLDSEREQFYFYTFFLMLITGVSGAFLTGDLFNLFVFFEVLLMASYGLIVLGGTKAQLRESLKYVLINLISSILFVITVAFLYSVTGTVNMAQLAERVGEVGQSGILTTIAILLFVVFATKGALFPLYFWLPKSYSIPPTVISALFGALLTKVGVYSILRVFTLIFVYDSITHDLFIWLAGFTMVLGVLGALSTNNIKLIIAYNIIPAIGFMMLGIGVFTATSIAGTVFYLLHDMVVKAALFLLVGAIIIASGTSDLRKMGGLLATHPLLSWLFFIAALTLVGIPPFSGFIGKLLLLKSAFEEGYIIIAITGLVTSLLILLSVIRIFIGAIWGKPVETNKKVPTSLLLPISLLVLLSIMLGVGGEYIYPYVQQVADQLIDPSNYIQSVLKG, encoded by the coding sequence ATGAGTAATTTAGTTATTTTACCTATATTGCTTCCTTTACTCATCGGAGCAGTATTAATCTTTTTCAATAAAAAAATTGTGTTAGCAAGAGTAATCACTACCATTACACTTTTAGTAAATATCTCTAGTTCTACCTATTTACTAGCATATGTATATAACAATGGCACACTAATTCTCGAGACGGGTAATTGGGTTGCACCGTTTGGTATTATTCTTGTAGCGGATGGCTTAGCTACATTACTTCTCGTTACAACTAACCTAATTGCTTTTGCCTGTTTGTTATATACATTCCGTTCCTTAGATAGTGAACGTGAGCAATTTTATTTTTATACGTTTTTCTTAATGTTAATTACTGGTGTATCAGGGGCATTTTTAACTGGAGATTTATTTAACTTATTTGTATTCTTTGAAGTATTACTAATGGCTTCTTATGGCCTAATCGTTCTCGGAGGTACAAAAGCACAATTAAGAGAGTCGTTAAAATATGTACTAATTAACTTAATTTCATCTATTTTATTCGTTATTACTGTTGCATTTTTATATTCTGTTACTGGAACTGTAAATATGGCTCAATTAGCTGAACGAGTAGGTGAAGTTGGCCAATCAGGAATCTTAACGACAATTGCAATATTATTGTTTGTTGTTTTTGCAACAAAAGGGGCATTATTTCCGCTATACTTTTGGCTACCAAAATCGTATAGCATTCCTCCAACAGTAATTTCTGCATTATTTGGTGCTCTACTTACCAAGGTTGGCGTCTATTCAATCTTACGAGTATTTACATTAATCTTTGTTTACGACTCGATTACACATGATCTATTTATTTGGTTAGCAGGCTTTACCATGGTTTTAGGAGTTCTTGGAGCTCTTTCAACTAATAATATAAAACTTATCATTGCCTACAACATTATCCCAGCAATCGGGTTTATGATGTTAGGAATAGGTGTATTTACTGCAACATCAATAGCTGGTACTGTTTTTTATTTGCTCCATGACATGGTAGTAAAAGCTGCTCTTTTCTTATTAGTAGGAGCAATTATTATTGCTAGTGGTACTTCTGATTTACGGAAAATGGGCGGTTTGTTAGCCACGCACCCATTGTTAAGCTGGTTGTTTTTCATCGCAGCGTTAACATTAGTTGGAATTCCACCTTTTAGTGGTTTCATTGGAAAGCTGTTATTATTAAAAAGTGCATTTGAAGAAGGATACATCATTATCGCGATTACCGGCTTAGTAACTAGCTTATTAATTTTATTATCTGTAATTCGAATCTTTATTGGCGCTATTTGGGGTAAACCTGTTGAAACAAACAAAAAAGTTCCAACATCTTTATTACTTCCAATTTCATTATTAGTACTATTATCAATCATGCTTGGCGTAGGTGGGGAATATATTTATCCGTATGTACAACAAGTGGCAGATCAATTGATAGATCCAAGTAATTACATACAATCTGTATTAAAGGGGTAA
- a CDS encoding Na+/H+ antiporter subunit E gives MAFQILINLVIAIIWMFLNESYYFIDFVLGYLLGIWLLFLLRRFIPGEFYFKRVYAIVYLIFLFLKELILANIEVLKLVYKPKMTLEPGIFALPTELKTNWEITLLANLITLTPGTLSVTLSNDNKLIYIHAVDISDVEDTIKQIKDSFEKAIMEVTR, from the coding sequence ATGGCTTTTCAAATTTTGATTAATTTAGTAATAGCTATTATTTGGATGTTTCTAAATGAAAGCTATTATTTTATCGACTTTGTATTAGGTTATTTGTTAGGAATTTGGCTATTATTTTTATTACGCCGCTTTATTCCTGGTGAATTTTATTTCAAACGAGTATATGCGATTGTATACTTAATCTTCTTATTTTTAAAAGAACTTATCTTAGCAAATATTGAAGTTTTAAAACTAGTTTATAAACCTAAAATGACACTCGAACCAGGCATTTTTGCGTTACCTACTGAATTAAAAACAAACTGGGAAATTACGTTGCTTGCCAACTTAATAACGCTAACGCCTGGTACGCTATCTGTTACACTTTCTAATGACAATAAGTTAATTTATATTCATGCTGTTGATATTTCAGACGTCGAAGATACAATAAAACAAATTAAGGATTCTTTTGAAAAAGCAATTATGGAGGTTACAAGATGA
- a CDS encoding Na(+)/H(+) antiporter subunit F1 has translation MSDLLTNVTLICLILLGACMLLLLYRVIIGPSNPDRAVALDTIGVIIIAMSGLLAILTETTYFNDIILLVGILTFIGTVALAKFLEKGVIIERDRN, from the coding sequence ATGAGTGACTTACTTACGAACGTAACGCTGATTTGCTTAATTTTATTAGGGGCTTGTATGCTTTTATTACTTTACAGAGTAATCATCGGACCATCAAATCCTGACCGAGCTGTAGCACTCGACACAATAGGTGTTATTATTATTGCAATGAGTGGGCTTTTAGCGATTTTAACAGAGACTACTTACTTTAATGACATTATTTTATTAGTTGGTATTTTAACTTTTATCGGTACTGTCGCATTGGCGAAATTTTTAGAAAAGGGTGTTATAATTGAGCGAGATCGTAATTAG
- the mnhG gene encoding monovalent cation/H(+) antiporter subunit G, protein MSEIVISICIIIGTFFIISSVIGILRFPDLYTRLHAASKSGTLGVASILIGSFLYFLLFENIFSGKLLLGIVFVLLTAPVASHMLARAAYRSGVPMWEKSVQDDLKIEVLINNDEK, encoded by the coding sequence TTGAGCGAGATCGTAATTAGTATATGTATCATTATCGGCACCTTTTTTATTATTTCTAGCGTGATCGGAATATTGCGTTTTCCTGATCTTTATACTCGCTTACATGCCGCTTCTAAAAGTGGGACATTAGGTGTTGCTAGTATATTAATTGGTTCATTCCTATATTTTCTCTTATTTGAGAATATTTTCAGCGGGAAGTTACTACTTGGAATTGTTTTTGTTTTATTAACTGCACCTGTTGCCAGTCATATGCTTGCAAGAGCTGCTTATCGAAGTGGCGTACCAATGTGGGAAAAAAGTGTGCAAGATGATTTGAAAATAGAAGTTTTAATAAATAACGATGAAAAGTAA
- a CDS encoding phosphatidylserine decarboxylase — MKKTLYRAFVELTGGPVISKIMKGFATSKVSKFIIPSFAKTFHINQSEMEKELHEFETLHQFFIRGLKKDARQIHTEENSLVSPVDGVLAHFGTITENNSFHVKGQDYSLDEMVGTKERAEKYKNGTYIILYLSPRHYHRIHSPVTGTVTDQKTYGKKSYPVNEAGLKYGVRPLSKNYRVVTEIDCKGKKVAVVKVGALNINTIETTHQTNELNKGDEVGYFSFGSTVVLLLEKGTCELLPNLKQNSEVTVGQKIGTLL; from the coding sequence ATGAAAAAAACGTTATACCGTGCATTTGTTGAATTAACAGGAGGACCAGTAATTTCAAAAATAATGAAGGGATTTGCAACTTCGAAGGTAAGTAAATTTATTATTCCTTCTTTTGCTAAGACGTTTCATATTAACCAAAGCGAGATGGAAAAAGAGTTACATGAGTTTGAAACATTACATCAATTTTTTATTCGTGGGTTAAAGAAAGACGCTCGTCAAATACATACTGAGGAAAATAGCTTAGTAAGTCCTGTTGATGGAGTGCTAGCTCATTTTGGGACGATCACCGAAAATAATTCATTTCATGTTAAAGGGCAAGATTACTCTTTAGATGAAATGGTCGGAACAAAGGAACGTGCTGAAAAGTACAAAAATGGCACATACATTATATTATACTTGAGCCCTCGTCATTATCACAGAATTCATAGCCCTGTGACTGGGACAGTAACAGATCAAAAGACGTATGGGAAAAAATCTTACCCAGTTAATGAAGCAGGGTTAAAATATGGCGTGCGCCCACTTTCAAAAAACTATCGTGTCGTAACAGAAATTGATTGTAAGGGGAAAAAAGTAGCTGTTGTAAAAGTTGGTGCATTAAACATTAATACAATTGAAACAACCCACCAAACGAATGAACTTAACAAAGGCGATGAAGTAGGCTACTTTTCTTTTGGTTCAACAGTTGTACTATTGTTAGAAAAAGGAACTTGTGAATTACTGCCAAACCTTAAACAAAATAGTGAAGTAACAGTCGGCCAAAAAATTGGTACGTTATTATAA
- the pssA gene encoding CDP-diacylglycerol--serine O-phosphatidyltransferase, giving the protein MFITERIDNTIKKIKGQAANALTVLNLSFGSAAIIFLLNDNLVTSFILILLAALCDRFDGLVARKLNIVTDFGKQLDSLCDLVSFGIAPAFLLYAAVLHQFGVPGVIFTIIFVVTGALRLARFNLSESSAVFTGLPITAAGSLLAISSLLVTKWPPQVFMYLILILALLMISNFKMKKI; this is encoded by the coding sequence ATGTTTATCACAGAACGAATAGACAATACAATTAAGAAAATAAAAGGTCAAGCTGCTAATGCTTTAACAGTATTAAATTTAAGCTTTGGAAGTGCAGCAATTATTTTTTTACTTAACGATAATTTAGTTACAAGTTTTATTTTAATACTTTTAGCCGCATTATGCGATAGGTTTGACGGATTAGTTGCAAGAAAGTTAAATATTGTTACTGATTTTGGGAAACAACTGGATTCATTATGTGACTTAGTATCATTTGGTATTGCTCCTGCTTTCCTCTTGTATGCTGCCGTGTTACACCAATTTGGTGTTCCAGGCGTCATCTTTACAATAATTTTTGTCGTTACCGGTGCTTTGAGACTCGCTCGTTTTAACTTATCTGAATCAAGTGCTGTTTTTACCGGGCTACCTATTACTGCTGCAGGATCACTTCTTGCGATTTCTAGTTTACTTGTGACAAAATGGCCTCCCCAAGTATTTATGTACCTTATTTTAATTCTTGCATTATTAATGATAAGTAATTTTAAAATGAAGAAAATATAA
- a CDS encoding M3 family oligoendopeptidase, with the protein MLTGLKEVWELDNFFPGGSKSEQLHKFLEELQKDMDARVSEVQAWDIPQAGNESKELVTLLENMQQTIKKAREVSAFVSCLTAQDVSDKEANLLRGRLTQMNAGFQMASSTLEEKISKIADSTWKVLLQDEKLAELAFVLEERRSKAKEKLPLEQESLINDLSVDGYHAWGQLYNTLVGRMTIPFEENGETKQLSVGQAQNKLYDHDRNVRQVAFANWEKAWEEQEDLFSETLNRLGGYRLNVYKHRGWDKVLKEPLEVNRMSEDTLATMWNVINDNKTTYVNYLNRKAEMLGVDKLGWTDIYAPVGSVDNKMSYDEGANFIVKHFESFSPKMADFAKTAFTENWIEAEDRAGKRPGGFCTSFPLAKESRIFMTYDGSANSVSTLAHELGHAYHSHVINDLDEYNTHYAMNVAETASTFAEMIVSDAALKSVDSKEEKLALLDDNIQRSIAFFMDIQSRFLFETRFYEERKNGLVSTNRLNELMVEAQKEAFNESLNEYHPHFWSSKLHFYITGVPFYNFPYTFGYLFSMGIYALALKEGKSFEDNYINLLRDTARMSVEDLAMKHLNVDLTKPDFWQGALDVANEYVAQFMELTDK; encoded by the coding sequence ATGTTAACAGGTTTAAAAGAGGTTTGGGAATTAGATAATTTTTTCCCAGGGGGAAGCAAATCTGAGCAATTGCATAAGTTTTTAGAAGAGTTACAAAAAGATATGGATGCAAGAGTGTCTGAAGTACAAGCTTGGGATATCCCTCAAGCTGGAAATGAAAGCAAAGAGCTAGTAACATTATTGGAAAATATGCAACAAACTATAAAGAAGGCCCGTGAAGTTAGCGCATTTGTTAGCTGTTTAACTGCTCAAGACGTTAGTGATAAAGAAGCAAACTTATTAAGAGGACGCTTAACACAAATGAATGCAGGCTTCCAAATGGCATCTTCCACATTAGAAGAGAAAATTTCTAAGATCGCAGATAGTACTTGGAAAGTTTTATTGCAAGATGAAAAATTAGCTGAGCTTGCCTTTGTATTAGAAGAGCGCCGTTCTAAAGCGAAAGAAAAGTTACCACTAGAACAAGAATCATTAATAAATGATTTATCTGTTGATGGCTACCATGCTTGGGGACAACTTTACAATACTCTAGTTGGGAGAATGACAATTCCATTTGAAGAGAATGGTGAAACGAAACAATTAAGTGTAGGACAAGCGCAAAACAAACTTTATGATCATGATCGCAATGTTAGACAAGTTGCATTTGCAAATTGGGAAAAAGCTTGGGAAGAGCAAGAGGATTTATTTAGTGAAACGTTAAACAGACTTGGTGGATATCGCTTAAATGTTTATAAGCATCGAGGCTGGGATAAAGTACTTAAAGAACCATTAGAAGTTAACCGCATGAGTGAAGATACATTAGCTACAATGTGGAATGTAATTAATGATAACAAAACTACTTATGTAAATTACTTAAACCGTAAAGCAGAAATGCTTGGTGTTGATAAGTTAGGTTGGACAGATATTTATGCTCCTGTTGGATCAGTAGACAATAAAATGAGTTATGATGAAGGCGCTAACTTTATTGTGAAGCATTTTGAATCATTTAGTCCAAAAATGGCTGACTTCGCTAAAACAGCTTTCACAGAAAACTGGATTGAAGCAGAAGACCGAGCAGGCAAACGTCCTGGTGGTTTCTGTACGAGTTTTCCACTAGCTAAAGAATCTCGTATCTTCATGACATATGACGGCAGTGCAAACAGTGTATCAACATTAGCTCATGAGTTAGGTCATGCGTATCACTCACATGTAATCAATGACTTAGATGAATATAATACACATTACGCAATGAACGTTGCTGAAACTGCTTCTACGTTTGCGGAAATGATCGTATCAGATGCAGCACTCAAGAGTGTAGATAGTAAGGAAGAAAAGTTAGCTTTATTAGATGATAATATTCAACGTAGCATTGCATTTTTTATGGATATTCAATCACGATTCTTATTTGAAACACGTTTTTATGAAGAACGAAAAAATGGTTTAGTTAGCACGAATCGCTTAAATGAATTAATGGTTGAAGCGCAAAAAGAAGCATTCAATGAGTCGTTAAATGAATATCACCCACATTTTTGGAGTTCAAAGCTTCACTTTTACATTACTGGTGTACCTTTCTACAACTTCCCGTATACATTCGGTTATTTGTTTAGTATGGGTATTTACGCACTAGCATTAAAAGAAGGTAAGAGCTTTGAAGATAATTATATTAACTTACTTCGCGACACAGCAAGAATGTCTGTGGAGGACTTAGCTATGAAACATCTAAATGTTGATTTAACAAAGCCTGATTTCTGGCAAGGGGCGTTAGATGTTGCTAATGAATATGTAGCACAGTTTATGGAATTAACAGATAAGTAA
- a CDS encoding GntR family transcriptional regulator: MKLSNDGLKPIYVQIAEWLETEIMSGSIKDDEKIYSQYQLAEMFNINPATAAKGLNMLADENIVYKKRGLGMFVTPKAKEQILMKRKDQIMKKMVFELIAEAKRLEVSEDELVVIVKQAMTTYKEEE, translated from the coding sequence TTGAAGTTAAGCAATGATGGACTAAAGCCAATATATGTTCAAATAGCTGAATGGCTTGAAACAGAAATAATGAGTGGAAGTATTAAGGATGATGAGAAAATATATTCACAATACCAACTTGCTGAAATGTTTAATATCAATCCAGCAACAGCGGCAAAGGGACTTAATATGTTAGCTGATGAAAATATCGTTTATAAAAAACGCGGGCTCGGAATGTTCGTTACCCCAAAGGCAAAAGAACAAATACTCATGAAACGGAAGGATCAAATAATGAAAAAAATGGTTTTTGAGCTTATTGCTGAGGCGAAGCGCTTAGAAGTTTCTGAAGATGAATTAGTAGTAATAGTTAAGCAAGCGATGACAACTTATAAAGAGGAGGAATAA